The Methanobacterium sp. BAmetb5 genome includes a region encoding these proteins:
- a CDS encoding winged helix-turn-helix domain-containing protein, translating into MERVNNLKDSTNYDTPAKLEAIHRDIKRLMERTNQEYLDLMMANLRKDFIDSITVYLSDDIENGLEKGMVNPCPMRDTCKSVFTAYLEENSKNIRQGHFSEETIARKRDELNQIREKVSGDNCDTCFQEVNSLFEKQLNIMDSLQIYSFNDETKTEISVIDEEKIVKNVLEPLSNRQRLQIMKYMASQTRSFSALSEFTGHRGGNLLFHLQKLLENDLIVQRHERGDYMITKKGFNLLLLLADFQKKSLYRDK; encoded by the coding sequence ATGGAACGTGTGAATAACCTGAAAGATTCAACAAACTACGATACTCCTGCCAAGTTAGAGGCCATACATCGTGATATAAAACGTTTGATGGAAAGAACCAATCAAGAATATCTGGATTTGATGATGGCCAATTTAAGAAAAGATTTTATAGACTCAATCACAGTCTACTTATCGGATGATATTGAAAATGGTCTGGAAAAGGGGATGGTGAATCCCTGCCCTATGAGGGACACCTGCAAATCAGTATTCACTGCTTATTTGGAGGAAAACTCCAAGAACATCCGGCAGGGGCATTTTTCAGAGGAGACTATAGCTCGAAAAAGGGATGAACTAAATCAAATAAGGGAAAAAGTCTCTGGTGATAACTGCGATACATGTTTCCAGGAAGTTAACTCTCTCTTTGAAAAGCAACTAAACATTATGGACTCATTACAAATATACAGTTTTAATGATGAAACAAAGACTGAAATATCGGTTATAGATGAAGAAAAAATTGTTAAAAATGTATTGGAGCCGTTATCCAACCGGCAAAGACTGCAGATAATGAAATATATGGCCTCACAAACCCGTAGTTTCTCCGCCCTTTCCGAGTTCACCGGACATCGCGGTGGTAATCTATTGTTTCACCTCCAGAAACTCCTGGAAAACGATCTGATCGTGCAAAGACACGAAAGAGGAGATTATATGATTACCAAAAAGGGATTCAACCTACTGTTACTCTTGGCTGATTTTCAAAAGAAATCCCTGTACAGGGATAAATGA
- a CDS encoding winged helix-turn-helix domain-containing protein, with translation MEGLLWWLVAGTRGGINRARIIDELNSRPYNANQLAKCLKLDYKTVKHHLNVLTKNNIVTACGEGHYGTVYMLSATMEKNYDSFQKIWKESEKE, from the coding sequence ATGGAAGGTTTACTCTGGTGGCTGGTGGCTGGGACTCGTGGGGGGATAAACCGGGCCAGAATAATTGATGAATTAAATTCCAGACCTTATAATGCTAATCAACTTGCTAAATGCCTTAAATTAGATTATAAAACTGTTAAACATCATCTGAACGTGCTTACAAAAAATAATATTGTGACGGCCTGTGGTGAAGGCCATTATGGAACAGTTTACATGCTTTCTGCTACCATGGAAAAGAATTATGATTCATTCCAAAAGATCTGGAAGGAATCGGAAAAAGAATAG
- a CDS encoding BPL-N domain-containing protein, translated as MSAITLVVGLPGDSEKIAVNATNKVSVVKVLIFDGEGSMEESVAGVEACLDESNTENLSSGIYFDYDTTSNINSNTLSGYDILIIPGGNSATYISSTNIDEDAIKQFLSEGNGYLGICAGAYAGSNSVDGLYSGWGLASHVNTVNVVYDGLVSVSPTSSGSTILDSSKTSLHHQNGPVMYTTSSSAISFATYTDNGTGYQGYSAITGENYGSGRVILSGSHPELDPQDTPLLVQMILWATNQSE; from the coding sequence TTGTCGGCTATCACCCTGGTGGTAGGACTACCCGGGGATTCGGAAAAAATAGCGGTTAACGCCACTAATAAAGTTTCAGTGGTTAAAGTTTTGATATTCGATGGTGAAGGTTCCATGGAAGAGAGTGTTGCGGGTGTGGAAGCCTGCCTGGACGAAAGTAACACGGAAAATCTTTCCAGTGGGATTTACTTTGATTATGATACCACCAGTAACATTAACTCCAACACCCTGTCGGGATATGATATTCTGATAATCCCGGGAGGAAACTCGGCAACTTACATTTCCAGCACCAACATTGATGAAGATGCCATTAAACAATTCTTAAGTGAAGGGAATGGATATTTAGGTATATGTGCTGGTGCTTATGCTGGATCAAACAGTGTGGATGGACTTTACTCCGGATGGGGTCTTGCTTCCCATGTAAACACGGTTAATGTGGTTTACGATGGTTTGGTTTCAGTTTCACCCACATCTTCCGGGAGCACCATACTGGATTCATCCAAAACAAGTCTCCATCACCAGAACGGCCCGGTTATGTACACTACCAGTTCCAGTGCAATTTCTTTTGCCACTTACACTGATAATGGAACTGGTTACCAGGGATATTCAGCAATTACCGGAGAAAATTATGGTTCTGGCCGGGTGATCTTAAGTGGTTCCCACCCAGAACTCGATCCCCAAGACACCCCCCTACTGGTCCAGATGATATTATGGGCCACTAATCAATCAGAATAA
- a CDS encoding glycosyltransferase family 39 protein — MSNDPPLAYYLLTPFVLLSGNSFLGIKIGMAFMGSLLAFPAFFLTECYAKKKNGKIIGSRVPALLSAFLITVNVNYFSLIANFMQNLVGVLFLSLFLYFVIKWFENIQDWKKYGIITVLLLGANLLTHIYTGALAVALFFALLIFSILLKTHKTRELPHFDLKILGLSAVLVGACFVALFFVYPVMYTKYGTVLSFFNSSTTTNSAGGVSNPFNGLIFCSLPYLMGVAASIIIFYRGLKGKIPSTSTSALKINPNTLLAGGYLSLAAALVILVVIPASDYQSRFLLIAFLPIALLVPLGLKFIETEFLARYPEKKLPILLLVVGISLIFAFSSFYTASQSFNSLGPTITNEQYNDLVELKASYFNTTTGSTVILASDMQTKYWIEYVLGEGANVTVVENINGVQGNYKNSTVYSVNSMNNQTSAGQGTNAFSTNSTLNPGNSTVDHSNSTNNPPTTRSNSFNNVGNGMGSHYELSLLLPYGPSLLPNSWDQLSLNTGGSLNSNTLNRNDHHPGNNSTGVPGGNATPFAGGQGNMPPDNNTFSNNMQQQGGRGDGFNQTQGVMGNKMGSGSQSLEIFESGTTVYSGRYFQLIRLKF; from the coding sequence ATGAGTAACGACCCGCCACTGGCATATTATTTACTCACACCCTTCGTGCTCTTATCTGGAAACTCATTTTTGGGAATTAAAATAGGTATGGCCTTTATGGGGTCTTTACTTGCTTTCCCTGCTTTTTTCCTCACAGAATGCTATGCTAAGAAAAAGAATGGAAAAATTATTGGTTCCAGGGTACCCGCACTTTTAAGCGCCTTCCTGATAACGGTGAATGTAAATTATTTCTCCCTAATTGCCAACTTCATGCAGAATCTGGTGGGGGTTCTTTTTCTTTCCCTATTCCTTTATTTTGTCATTAAATGGTTTGAAAATATTCAGGATTGGAAGAAATATGGGATTATCACTGTCCTCCTGTTGGGCGCAAATCTTTTAACTCATATTTATACCGGAGCCCTGGCGGTGGCTCTGTTTTTTGCACTACTAATTTTCAGTATCCTCTTGAAGACCCATAAAACACGTGAATTACCCCATTTTGATCTGAAAATTTTAGGCTTATCTGCTGTTCTGGTAGGGGCCTGTTTTGTTGCCCTATTTTTTGTATATCCTGTCATGTACACTAAATACGGGACTGTTTTATCATTTTTTAACTCTTCAACCACCACTAACAGTGCAGGGGGAGTTAGCAACCCGTTTAATGGCCTGATTTTCTGCAGTTTACCCTATTTAATGGGAGTTGCTGCTTCCATTATCATATTCTATCGGGGGTTAAAGGGAAAAATACCAAGTACATCTACCTCTGCACTCAAAATCAATCCCAACACCCTTTTAGCAGGGGGTTATCTTTCTTTAGCAGCAGCTCTAGTAATATTAGTGGTCATACCTGCCTCAGATTATCAGTCCAGATTCCTGTTAATTGCCTTTTTACCCATTGCATTACTGGTTCCCCTGGGACTTAAATTCATAGAAACAGAATTTTTAGCCAGATATCCGGAGAAAAAACTTCCCATTCTCCTTTTAGTGGTGGGGATTTCCCTGATATTTGCATTTTCCAGCTTTTACACTGCTTCACAATCCTTTAATAGTTTAGGCCCCACCATAACTAATGAACAGTACAATGACTTGGTGGAACTTAAAGCCAGTTATTTTAATACAACCACCGGAAGTACTGTCATTCTGGCTTCGGATATGCAGACCAAATATTGGATTGAGTATGTTTTAGGTGAGGGGGCCAATGTTACGGTTGTGGAAAACATTAATGGAGTTCAGGGAAATTACAAAAACAGCACAGTTTATTCTGTAAATTCGATGAACAATCAGACATCTGCCGGGCAGGGCACCAATGCATTTTCCACTAATTCAACGTTAAATCCAGGAAATTCAACTGTGGATCACAGTAATTCCACAAATAATCCTCCCACTACAAGATCAAACTCGTTCAATAATGTTGGAAACGGTATGGGCAGCCATTATGAATTAAGCTTACTCTTACCATACGGGCCTTCCCTTTTACCAAATTCCTGGGACCAATTATCATTGAATACGGGAGGATCTTTAAACTCCAATACACTTAACCGGAATGATCACCATCCGGGGAATAACAGTACCGGTGTGCCGGGGGGAAACGCCACTCCTTTTGCTGGCGGCCAGGGTAATATGCCCCCGGATAATAACACCTTCAGCAACAACATGCAACAACAAGGGGGTAGGGGTGATGGTTTTAATCAGACTCAAGGAGTTATGGGAAATAAAATGGGCTCTGGTAGCCAGTCATTGGAGATATTTGAGTCCGGAACCACAGTCTACAGTGGAAGATACTTCCAATTAATCCGGTTAAAGTTTTAA
- a CDS encoding symporter small accessory protein: MVLGINDPWIWGAYIGCILVTLLCVVYGILNWNKGGEDEELQVKEEVEWHEKEKEMEEKELGLWDEYDE, encoded by the coding sequence TTGGTTTTGGGGATAAATGACCCCTGGATATGGGGTGCCTATATTGGATGCATTCTGGTGACTCTTTTATGTGTAGTTTACGGAATTTTGAATTGGAATAAAGGCGGCGAAGATGAAGAATTACAGGTAAAAGAAGAAGTGGAATGGCACGAGAAAGAAAAGGAAATGGAAGAAAAAGAACTGGGCCTTTGGGATGAATACGATGAATAG
- a CDS encoding sodium:solute symporter, whose protein sequence is MNDLLILSIVVIIYLLLTGYVGYVAWRRTKTADDYLVAGRETHPFVMALSYGATFISTAAIVGFGGTAGVYGMGLLWLTFLNILVGIFIAFVFFGKRTRKMGHNLGALTFPEFLSKRFDSRFIQYFSGLVIFFGMTLYASVVLIGMARFAETTLSIDYNIALVVLAVIVALYVIFGGIRGVMYTDALQGTIMFVGMFILLVATYWMLGGVTDANQALTNLVNVVPAKATAAATATGFTGWTSMPALGSPFWWTLVSTLILGVGIGVLSQPQLVVRFMTVKSNRELNRAVLVGGIFILLMTGTAFIVGALSNVYFFETAGKLAIQVVNGNADSIIPAFITAAMPLWFAYIFMIALLSAAMSTLSAQVHTQGTALGRDIFETLTNRKSGASVMIARMGIAIAMVIAVIMGFILPANIIAVGTSMWFSITAAAFLSMYVFALFWKGCTKAGAISGLVVGTLISLFWLVFEYKKSAEALGIAKALTGKAVLTTALPWPTVDPIVIALPIALVVTVVVSLLTRKLSKEHMDKCFEGV, encoded by the coding sequence ATGAATGATTTGCTGATATTAAGTATTGTTGTTATAATATACTTATTATTAACAGGTTACGTAGGTTACGTGGCCTGGAGGCGAACCAAAACTGCCGATGACTATTTGGTGGCGGGAAGGGAAACCCATCCATTTGTAATGGCCTTGAGTTATGGGGCTACCTTCATCAGCACCGCGGCAATTGTCGGTTTTGGGGGGACAGCCGGAGTTTATGGAATGGGACTGTTATGGCTCACATTCTTGAACATACTGGTAGGTATTTTTATTGCTTTTGTATTCTTTGGAAAACGCACCCGGAAAATGGGGCACAATTTAGGAGCCCTTACCTTCCCTGAATTTTTATCTAAACGTTTCGATAGTAGATTTATACAGTATTTCAGTGGACTGGTCATATTCTTTGGAATGACATTGTACGCATCGGTGGTTCTCATTGGTATGGCTCGGTTTGCAGAAACAACACTCAGTATTGATTATAACATTGCTCTCGTTGTACTGGCAGTAATTGTGGCCCTGTACGTTATCTTTGGAGGAATAAGGGGTGTGATGTACACTGATGCTCTGCAGGGTACCATAATGTTTGTGGGGATGTTCATACTTCTGGTGGCCACCTATTGGATGCTGGGTGGAGTCACCGATGCCAATCAGGCTCTCACCAATCTGGTAAATGTGGTGCCAGCCAAGGCCACGGCAGCGGCTACTGCCACAGGATTCACGGGGTGGACGTCCATGCCTGCCCTGGGAAGCCCATTCTGGTGGACCTTAGTCAGCACACTGATACTGGGAGTGGGCATAGGAGTTTTGTCACAGCCACAACTGGTGGTCCGGTTTATGACTGTCAAATCCAACCGGGAACTTAACCGGGCAGTTTTGGTGGGAGGAATTTTTATCCTCCTAATGACTGGGACAGCTTTCATTGTGGGGGCTTTATCCAATGTATATTTCTTTGAAACCGCTGGAAAACTGGCTATTCAGGTTGTAAATGGTAATGCTGATTCAATTATACCGGCGTTCATCACTGCGGCCATGCCCTTATGGTTTGCCTACATATTCATGATTGCCCTTTTATCAGCGGCCATGTCCACCCTCAGTGCACAGGTTCATACTCAGGGAACTGCCTTGGGCAGGGACATCTTCGAAACACTGACCAATAGAAAGAGTGGGGCATCGGTGATGATTGCCCGGATGGGAATTGCCATTGCCATGGTTATTGCGGTTATAATGGGATTCATCTTACCGGCTAACATCATTGCGGTGGGAACTTCCATGTGGTTCTCCATCACTGCCGCGGCATTCCTTTCCATGTATGTATTTGCCCTCTTCTGGAAGGGCTGTACCAAGGCCGGTGCCATATCTGGACTGGTGGTGGGAACACTCATCAGCCTATTCTGGCTGGTATTTGAATACAAAAAATCCGCTGAAGCTCTGGGTATAGCTAAGGCACTCACTGGAAAGGCAGTACTCACTACTGCTCTTCCTTGGCCAACTGTGGACCCCATAGTGATCGCACTACCCATTGCCCTGGTGGTAACTGTGGTGGTGAGCCTTCTAACCCGGAAACTCAGTAAGGAACACATGGACAAATGCTTTGAGGGAGTTTAG
- a CDS encoding PRC-barrel domain-containing protein, producing MRIVEEIVGKEVLDSSAVVIGKVKDVEVNFETNQILSFVVSKGGISEGLGLSKGETIVPYDMVSKIGDKILLKSREGETTYETAYDF from the coding sequence ATGAGGATCGTTGAAGAAATTGTTGGAAAAGAGGTTTTAGACAGTTCAGCTGTGGTTATTGGAAAAGTTAAAGATGTGGAAGTGAATTTCGAAACCAATCAAATCTTATCCTTTGTAGTAAGCAAAGGAGGAATATCTGAAGGTTTAGGGCTGTCTAAAGGAGAGACAATTGTTCCTTATGATATGGTGAGTAAAATCGGGGATAAAATACTTCTCAAAAGCAGGGAAGGAGAAACCACCTACGAAACAGCCTACGATTTTTAA
- a CDS encoding orotate phosphoribosyltransferase → MEVRGLCSICGRPGKMYTCSLCGSLVCEKCFQQDRGVCPRCQRGTRFKNRNDLID, encoded by the coding sequence TTGGAAGTTAGAGGATTGTGCAGTATCTGCGGGCGACCCGGCAAAATGTACACCTGTTCTCTCTGTGGGAGCCTGGTCTGTGAAAAATGTTTTCAGCAGGATAGAGGAGTTTGCCCGCGATGTCAGAGGGGAACAAGATTCAAGAATAGGAATGATTTAATTGATTAA
- the pyrE gene encoding orotate phosphoribosyltransferase: MKQEKNQLISLLKDNNVIKFGKFTLSSGRESDYYVDMKKAITDPQILSQVSKIISQLISDDDIDLVAGPALGAVPIATAVALHAGIPMLMIRKAQKDYGTSQLIEGELKTGDKVIVVEDVTTTGHSLLKAVRAVQDNGGVVERTFVVVDREEGAVEELKKQGVTLEPLVSISEVR; the protein is encoded by the coding sequence ATTAAACAGGAAAAAAACCAATTAATAAGTCTGTTAAAGGATAACAATGTAATTAAATTTGGTAAATTCACTCTTTCTTCCGGTAGGGAGAGTGACTATTATGTGGATATGAAAAAAGCCATCACCGACCCCCAGATCCTTTCCCAGGTGTCCAAGATCATTTCCCAACTCATCAGTGATGATGATATTGACCTGGTGGCGGGGCCTGCCCTGGGAGCGGTTCCCATAGCAACAGCCGTGGCCCTGCACGCGGGTATACCCATGCTCATGATTCGCAAGGCACAGAAAGATTATGGAACCTCTCAATTAATAGAAGGAGAGTTGAAAACAGGGGATAAAGTAATTGTGGTAGAAGATGTTACTACCACTGGTCATTCTCTTTTAAAAGCAGTCAGGGCAGTTCAAGACAATGGAGGAGTGGTGGAAAGAACCTTTGTAGTGGTTGATCGAGAAGAAGGGGCAGTGGAAGAGTTAAAAAAGCAGGGGGTAACTTTAGAACCATTGGTCTCCATTAGTGAAGTAAGATAA
- a CDS encoding molybdenum cofactor biosynthesis protein B, producing MQNKTMAEHKKHSPLQVKVGIITLSDSKSVSSHPEDENFVSSKEDLSGKLIKESLADQHEIVAYQIIPDDAGLLLETIEKIRKVGAQIIISTGGTGIGKRDITIETIKPLFDKELNGFGEIFRYETYKELGTGAIMTRTTAGVWKETLLVALPGSPNAVQLGMEIIKPELGHLVKHMKH from the coding sequence ATGCAAAATAAAACCATGGCCGAACATAAAAAACACAGCCCTTTACAGGTTAAGGTGGGAATAATCACTTTAAGTGACTCAAAATCTGTTTCATCCCACCCTGAAGATGAAAATTTTGTTTCCAGTAAGGAAGATCTATCCGGCAAGCTCATTAAAGAGTCTCTGGCCGATCAACATGAAATAGTAGCTTATCAGATCATACCTGATGATGCCGGTCTCCTTTTAGAAACTATAGAGAAAATTCGGAAGGTAGGTGCCCAGATCATCATCAGCACAGGTGGTACGGGAATTGGAAAAAGAGATATTACTATTGAAACCATTAAGCCCCTGTTTGACAAAGAATTGAATGGTTTTGGAGAAATTTTCCGTTACGAAACATATAAAGAGTTGGGAACCGGTGCCATAATGACCCGAACCACAGCCGGAGTGTGGAAAGAAACCCTCCTGGTAGCCTTACCTGGATCACCAAATGCGGTGCAGCTGGGGATGGAAATAATTAAACCAGAACTGGGACACCTGGTCAAACATATGAAACATTAA
- a CDS encoding ribonuclease VapC, whose protein sequence is MKEKVYVLDASGIIGGFISSKHKNITINGVLSEIKDLKSQITLQSALDEGKIMVKEPDNDSVNHVKNAIHNSGDILRLSEVDISLVALAVTLLKNYHPTVVTDDYSIQNILKILKIPYQGVMTEGITGIYGWIKICRGCRHQYPSDYQEEDCEICGSPVYRKRIKK, encoded by the coding sequence GTGAAGGAGAAAGTGTATGTTTTGGATGCATCTGGAATCATTGGGGGATTCATATCTTCAAAACATAAAAATATAACCATAAATGGTGTTTTATCGGAAATTAAAGATTTAAAATCACAGATAACACTTCAATCGGCCTTAGATGAGGGTAAAATCATGGTGAAAGAACCGGATAATGACTCTGTTAACCATGTAAAAAATGCCATCCATAACTCCGGAGATATTTTAAGGCTGTCCGAGGTGGATATTAGTTTGGTGGCCTTGGCAGTCACACTTTTGAAGAATTATCATCCTACGGTGGTCACTGATGATTACTCCATACAGAACATCCTGAAAATTCTAAAAATTCCCTACCAGGGGGTAATGACTGAAGGAATAACTGGAATTTATGGTTGGATCAAAATTTGTCGGGGTTGCCGTCACCAGTACCCTTCTGATTATCAGGAGGAAGACTGTGAAATCTGCGGATCCCCTGTTTATCGCAAGCGAATTAAAAAATAA
- a CDS encoding DUF2117 domain-containing protein, translated as MNIGLVVHGPEIVDSGHALKFLKFLERYGTVRARLGGTMGRTAVIDANLEDKIDISHKLFPSQSVDKFSEEGSDVIFLINYGKSSVTGHAFGYKVYNNSTGNPPLIQMERPGEPDGSVVPWRDDLIPLAAEIATEIGLRLVSPEEIRNTLFSQDPCQGTSQTICRKIAGVSPDENIFVNGIVIGKSTSSEVAIVAEDGIITQLIGGTLKKHGVEKLGLVELEKAIVKTGLLRKSRVKPRILKSEKLNTNFTIAYLSHAAEDIYKLKNADLVVTVGDDTTLVAADILYRFNVPIIGITDGDLDKVVEEGFKTEGSLIIEFESGWDDLVGEKIFSELFNRQESIEIENIENFKSKLLQIISNITSQYQIRYS; from the coding sequence ATGAACATTGGTTTAGTGGTGCACGGGCCAGAAATAGTTGATTCTGGTCATGCCCTGAAGTTTTTAAAGTTTTTAGAAAGATATGGTACGGTCAGAGCCAGATTAGGTGGTACCATGGGGCGAACTGCAGTTATTGATGCTAATCTGGAAGATAAGATTGACATCAGCCATAAACTGTTCCCCAGCCAGTCGGTGGATAAATTCAGTGAAGAAGGTAGTGATGTTATTTTTCTTATTAACTACGGTAAATCCAGTGTAACTGGACACGCCTTTGGTTACAAGGTTTATAACAACAGCACGGGTAATCCTCCCCTTATTCAGATGGAAAGACCCGGGGAACCCGATGGCAGTGTGGTGCCCTGGAGGGATGATCTAATCCCTTTGGCAGCAGAGATAGCCACTGAAATTGGGTTAAGATTGGTCTCTCCCGAGGAGATCAGGAACACTCTATTTTCCCAGGATCCATGTCAGGGAACCAGCCAAACCATCTGCCGAAAAATTGCCGGTGTGTCCCCTGATGAGAATATATTCGTTAATGGTATAGTTATTGGCAAATCTACCTCATCTGAAGTGGCTATTGTGGCTGAAGATGGTATTATAACTCAACTTATAGGTGGAACGTTGAAAAAACATGGAGTGGAAAAATTAGGGCTAGTTGAGCTGGAAAAGGCAATTGTAAAAACTGGCTTGTTACGTAAATCCCGGGTAAAACCCCGAATATTAAAATCTGAAAAATTAAACACCAATTTCACCATCGCCTACCTTAGCCATGCTGCCGAGGATATCTACAAGTTAAAAAATGCGGACCTGGTGGTTACCGTGGGGGATGATACCACACTGGTTGCTGCCGATATACTTTACCGTTTCAACGTTCCCATAATTGGTATAACCGATGGAGATCTGGATAAAGTTGTTGAAGAGGGGTTTAAAACTGAGGGTTCTTTAATAATCGAATTTGAAAGTGGTTGGGATGATTTGGTGGGTGAAAAGATATTTTCAGAACTTTTCAACCGTCAAGAGAGCATAGAAATAGAAAATATAGAAAATTTTAAAAGTAAATTACTACAGATTATTAGTAATATAACCAGCCAATACCAGATAAGGTATAGTTAA
- a CDS encoding methanogenesis marker 2 protein — MDLKSLVNSIKNFEGITRKNLIKDVTGLLEDTYNIAGRTILGFGDDASALEIDNGQVVLLAADGMWGKLMEADPWWAGYCSVLVNVNDIAAMGGIPIGMTNVISTQDKEICAQIMDGINEGVKKFGVPMVGGHVHPDAPYNSLDVSITGIMNRNDIITSCGARPGDKVLVAIDLDGEIHPQFHLNWDTTTMKSPELVQAQILAMNELAQKHLLTAGKDISNPGTLGTLGMLLETSNMGATVELGMIPRNTTVNWEDWLKLYPGSGFVLTAPENNVSQITQILEKVNVTTRVVGHIIPEKKLYLTSEGDKEVVFDFCTDRITGIHDENP; from the coding sequence TTGGATTTAAAATCACTTGTTAATTCTATAAAAAATTTTGAGGGCATTACCCGAAAAAACCTTATAAAAGACGTGACTGGGCTTCTGGAAGACACCTATAACATCGCAGGACGCACTATTCTGGGCTTTGGTGATGATGCATCCGCCCTGGAAATAGACAATGGCCAGGTGGTTCTTCTGGCCGCAGATGGGATGTGGGGGAAGCTCATGGAAGCGGATCCATGGTGGGCCGGGTACTGTTCAGTACTGGTTAATGTCAATGACATTGCCGCCATGGGGGGGATACCCATTGGAATGACCAACGTCATTTCCACTCAGGATAAAGAGATATGCGCCCAGATCATGGATGGAATCAATGAAGGGGTTAAAAAATTCGGAGTGCCAATGGTGGGAGGACATGTGCATCCCGACGCACCATACAACTCTTTGGATGTCTCTATAACTGGAATAATGAACCGCAACGACATTATAACCAGTTGTGGAGCCCGGCCAGGAGATAAAGTCCTGGTGGCCATTGATCTGGATGGAGAGATCCACCCCCAGTTTCACCTGAACTGGGATACCACCACCATGAAAAGCCCAGAACTGGTTCAGGCCCAGATCCTGGCCATGAATGAACTGGCCCAGAAACATCTCTTAACTGCCGGGAAGGATATAAGTAACCCTGGAACCCTGGGAACCCTGGGAATGCTTCTGGAAACCTCCAATATGGGAGCTACCGTGGAGTTGGGAATGATACCCCGTAACACCACTGTTAACTGGGAGGACTGGCTGAAACTTTACCCTGGATCGGGATTTGTGCTCACTGCCCCGGAAAATAATGTTTCCCAAATCACCCAGATCCTGGAAAAGGTCAATGTAACCACCCGAGTGGTGGGCCATATAATACCAGAAAAAAAATTATATCTAACCTCTGAAGGTGATAAAGAGGTTGTTTTCGACTTTTGCACCGATAGAATCACAGGAATACATGATGAAAATCCCTAG